In one Dermochelys coriacea isolate rDerCor1 chromosome 20, rDerCor1.pri.v4, whole genome shotgun sequence genomic region, the following are encoded:
- the LOC119846141 gene encoding aquaporin-5-like: MYKEICTMAFLRAIMAEFLATMIFVFFGLGSALKWPSALPSIVQISLAFGLAIGTLVQMFGHVSGAHINPAVTIAFLVGNHISFLRTVFYMVAQLVGAIAGAGILYLVTPINTRGNLAINALNNNTSPGQALVVEIILTFQLVMCIFASTDKRRTDAIGSPALSIGLSVTLGHLVGIYFTGCSMNPARSFAPAVVVKRFSTAHWVFWFGPIIGAVLASLLYNYFLFPYSLNVSERVAIVKGTYEPEEEWEEQKEQRTKSMELTSPPLERARQQV; encoded by the exons ATGTATAAGGAAATTTGCACCATGGCTTTTCTCCGGGCCATCATGGCCGAGTTTCTAGCCACCATGATCTTCGTCTTCTTCGGCCTCGGCTCAGCCCTGAAGTGGCCTTCAGCCCTGCCAAGCATCGTGCAGATCTCCCTGGCTTTCGGCCTGGCCATCGGTACCTTGGTCCAGATGTTTGGTCACGTCAGCGGTGCGCACATCAACCCAGCGGTGACCATCGCGTTCTTGGTGGGGAACCACATCTCCTTCCTTCGGACGGTGTTCTACATGGTGGCCCAGCTGGTGGGGGCCATTGCTGGGGCAGGTATCCTTTACCTGGTGACCCCAATCAACACCCGTGGAAACCTGGCCATCAACGCG CTGAACAACAATACATCCCCAGGCCAGGCGCTGGTGGTCGAGATCATCCTCACCTTCCAGCTGGTGATGTGCATCTTTGCCTCCACGGATAAACGCCGGACTGACGCCATAGGCTCCCCAGCATTGTCCATCGGCCTGTCAGTCACCCTGGGTCACCTGGTTGGG ATCTATTTTACCGGCTGTTCCATGAACCCAGCCCGATCCTTTGCACCTGCTGTTGTAGTGAAAAGATTCAGCACCGCTCATTGG GTCTTCTGGTTCGGACCCATCATCGGTGCAGTCCTGGCTTCCCTGCTGTACAACTACTTCCTGTTCCCCTATTCGCTGAACGTGTCCGAGAGGGTAGCCATTGTGAAAGGCACCTACGAGCCAGAAGAGGAGTGGGAAGAGCAGAAGGAGCAAAGGACGAAGTCCATGGAGCTGACCTCCCC GCCCTTGGAAAGGGCAAGACAGCAAGTGTAA